One region of Faecalibacter bovis genomic DNA includes:
- a CDS encoding cation diffusion facilitator family transporter encodes MSKNSEKAINASIFSILGNASLAAIKFLGGYFGNSYALIADGIESTTDVFSSILVFLGLKYSSRPADDNHPYGHGKAEALITFLVVLSLIIAACVIAYESFNNIFTPHESPKHFTLLILGGIILFKEISFQYVMKKSRETNSSALKADAWHHRSDAITSLMAFVGISVSLVMGEGWEIADDITALLASGLIIYNAYKILRPALGEMMDEDLYGQENEDIKVIARKVPGVKAVEKCVIRKSGMVYFVDMHAVVGGNLTVAEGHAISHLIKDRVMESIPQVQDVLVHIEPDFVSIEEYNRNFKK; translated from the coding sequence ATGAGTAAAAATTCTGAAAAAGCTATAAACGCATCTATATTTAGTATTCTGGGAAATGCTTCTTTAGCTGCTATAAAATTTTTAGGAGGCTATTTCGGTAATTCATACGCATTGATAGCAGATGGAATTGAATCTACAACGGATGTATTTTCTTCAATTTTAGTTTTTTTAGGGTTAAAATACTCTTCTCGTCCAGCGGACGATAATCATCCCTACGGACATGGAAAAGCGGAGGCTTTAATTACTTTCTTAGTTGTTCTTTCCCTGATTATAGCTGCTTGTGTTATAGCTTATGAGAGTTTTAATAATATTTTTACACCTCACGAAAGTCCGAAACATTTTACTTTACTAATCCTTGGTGGAATTATTCTTTTCAAAGAAATTTCATTTCAGTATGTGATGAAAAAAAGTAGAGAAACGAATAGTTCAGCTTTAAAAGCAGATGCTTGGCATCATCGTTCGGATGCAATTACCTCTTTGATGGCTTTTGTTGGTATTTCTGTTTCTTTGGTGATGGGCGAAGGATGGGAAATTGCAGATGATATTACAGCCTTGTTAGCTTCTGGATTGATCATTTATAACGCTTATAAGATTTTGAGACCAGCTTTAGGTGAAATGATGGATGAAGATCTTTACGGTCAAGAAAATGAAGATATAAAAGTGATTGCACGAAAAGTTCCTGGCGTTAAAGCGGTTGAGAAATGTGTAATTCGAAAATCAGGAATGGTTTATTTTGTAGATATGCATGCAGTTGTTGGTGGTAATCTTACGGTAGCAGAAGGTCATGCAATAAGCCATTTAATAAAAGATCGTGTAATGGAATCTATTCCTCAAGTACAAGATGTATTGGTACACATCGAACCAGATTTTGTTTCAATCGAAGAATATAATAGAAACTTTAAAAAATAA
- the pruA gene encoding L-glutamate gamma-semialdehyde dehydrogenase, whose product MAKSFAQIPSVVNEEVKSYAPGTPERAQLLETYKQMYNEVIEVPQYIGSEEIYSGVKKEIRPPHDHQKVVGYYHEGTQADVQKAIDTALAARSSWAKMAWEDRAAIFLKAADLIAGPYRAKLNAATMIGQSKNAMQAEIDAACELIDFLRFNVKFMTEIYADQPISSPGVWNKVEYRPLEGFTFAITPFNFTAIAGNLPSCMALMGNVVVWKPSDKQVYSAQVTMEIFKKAGLPDGVINMVLADPAETANTCISHPDFAGLHFTGSTHVFKHLWKQIGNNVDIHKTYPRVVGETGGKDFVVAHKSACPTEVAVGLVRGAFEYQGQKCSAASRAYIPSNIWPEVEKQMKEMLATIKVGTPEDPTNFVTAVIDAYSFKKITGFIERAKESSEAEVIAGGTYDDSVGYFIDPTVIVTTNPTYESMTDEIFGPVLSIYVYDENKFEETLKLVDETSAYALTGSIFAQERSAVEIAYKALENAAGNFYINDKPTGAVVGQQPFGGARASGTNDKAGSAMNLLRWVSVRTVKETLVPAKDYRYPFLAK is encoded by the coding sequence ATGGCTAAATCATTTGCTCAAATTCCTTCTGTTGTTAATGAAGAGGTAAAATCGTATGCACCTGGAACACCAGAAAGAGCACAATTATTAGAAACATACAAACAAATGTATAATGAGGTTATTGAAGTGCCTCAATACATCGGTTCTGAAGAGATTTATAGTGGAGTAAAGAAAGAAATTCGTCCACCACATGATCACCAAAAAGTTGTAGGTTACTACCACGAAGGAACTCAGGCTGATGTACAAAAAGCTATTGATACAGCTTTAGCAGCTAGATCATCTTGGGCAAAGATGGCTTGGGAAGATCGTGCAGCAATTTTCTTAAAAGCGGCTGATTTAATTGCTGGTCCTTACCGTGCAAAATTAAATGCAGCAACAATGATTGGTCAATCAAAGAATGCGATGCAAGCAGAGATTGATGCAGCATGTGAGTTAATTGACTTTTTACGTTTCAACGTGAAATTCATGACTGAAATTTATGCAGATCAACCAATTTCTTCTCCTGGAGTTTGGAATAAAGTAGAATACCGTCCATTAGAAGGTTTTACTTTCGCAATTACACCTTTCAATTTTACTGCAATCGCAGGAAATTTACCATCTTGTATGGCTTTAATGGGGAATGTTGTGGTTTGGAAACCATCAGATAAACAAGTTTATTCTGCACAAGTAACAATGGAAATCTTCAAAAAAGCTGGTTTACCAGACGGTGTAATTAATATGGTTTTAGCAGATCCAGCAGAAACTGCTAATACGTGTATTTCTCATCCAGATTTTGCAGGATTACACTTTACAGGATCAACACATGTTTTCAAACATTTATGGAAACAAATCGGAAATAATGTAGATATTCACAAAACATATCCACGCGTAGTAGGTGAAACAGGAGGTAAAGATTTCGTGGTAGCTCACAAATCTGCTTGTCCAACTGAAGTAGCTGTAGGTTTAGTTCGTGGAGCATTCGAGTACCAAGGACAAAAATGTTCTGCTGCATCTCGTGCTTACATCCCTTCAAACATTTGGCCTGAAGTTGAGAAACAAATGAAAGAAATGTTAGCTACAATTAAAGTAGGAACTCCAGAAGATCCAACGAATTTTGTAACTGCAGTTATCGATGCTTATTCATTCAAAAAAATCACTGGATTTATTGAAAGAGCAAAAGAATCTTCTGAAGCTGAAGTTATAGCTGGTGGTACATACGATGATTCAGTTGGTTATTTTATTGATCCAACAGTGATCGTTACTACAAATCCAACTTACGAATCGATGACAGATGAGATTTTTGGACCAGTTTTATCAATCTACGTTTACGATGAAAATAAATTCGAAGAAACTTTAAAATTAGTTGACGAAACATCAGCTTATGCATTAACAGGATCTATCTTCGCACAAGAACGTTCAGCTGTTGAAATTGCTTACAAAGCATTAGAAAATGCGGCTGGTAACTTCTATATTAATGATAAACCAACTGGTGCTGTTGTAGGACAACAACCATTTGGTGGTGCTCGTGCATCAGGAACTAATGACAAAGCAGGTTCAGCAATGAACTTATTACGTTGGGTTTCTGTTCGTACTGTTAAGGAAACTTTAGTACCTGCAAAAGATTATCGATACCCATTCTTAGCGAAATAA